One Triticum dicoccoides isolate Atlit2015 ecotype Zavitan chromosome 5B, WEW_v2.0, whole genome shotgun sequence genomic window carries:
- the LOC119308064 gene encoding exocyst complex component 5-like has protein sequence MPSPNDPPAALPLTLDLEDFKGDFSFDALFGSLVDELLPEFHGDDAAGVPPPPPPLLGAAPPVFPAVDELLGLFKHSCKELVDLRRQIDKRLQNLKKEVATQDAKHRKTLGELEKGVDGLFDSFARLDSRISSVGQTAAKIGDHLQSAESQRETASQTIDLIKYLMEFNSTPGDLMELSPLFSDDSRVAEAASIAQKLRSFAEEDVGRHGVTSAVGSANASRGLEVAVANLQEYCNELENRLLSRFDTASQRRELSTMAECAKILSQFNRGTSAMQHYVATRPMFIDVEIMNTDIQVVLGDDGPQADSSSIAEGLSILYKEIADTVRKEATTIMAVFPSPNEVMSILVQRVLEQRVTAILDKLLIRPSLASLPAIEEGGLLHYLRVLSVAYDKTKELAKELQSIGCGDLDIEGLTESIYVSHKDEYTEFEHASLRQLYQSKMAELRAEAKQQSESTGSIGRAKGASLNTSPQQLISVTVVTEFVRWNEEAISRCTLLFSQPTTVAANVRSIFACLLDQVSQYLTVGLDGARESLNEAAAMRDRYVIGTSVSRRVAAAAASAAEAAAAAGESSFRSFMIAVQRCASSVAYLQQYFSNTISRLLLPVDGAHPSACEDMGSAVSVVEAAAHIGLLQCIDTVMCEVERLLSSEQKATDYRSPDDGAAPDHRPTNACIRIVAYLSRVLEVAFSALEGLNKQSFLTELGNRLHKGLLNHWQKFTFSPSGGLRLKRDITEYGEFVRSFNAPSIDEKFELLGIMANVFIVAPESLASLFEGTPSIRKDALRFIQLRDDYKTAKIASMLNSIMSE, from the exons ATGCCGTCGCCGAATGACCCGCCCGCGGCGTTGCCCCTCACCCTCGACCTCGAGGACTTCAAG GGGGATTTTTCCTTCGACGCGCTCTTCGGGAGCCTGGTGGATGAGCTTCTGCCGGAGTTCCACGGGGACGATGCGGCAGGGGTAccccccccgccgccgcccctgctCGGGGCCGCGCCACCCGTTTTCCCTGCCGTCGACGAGCTTCTCGGGCTCTTCAAGCATTCCTGCAAGGAGCTCGTCGACCTGCGTCGTCAG ATTGATAAGAGGCTCCAAAATCTGAAGAAAGAGGTGGCTACACAGGATGCCAAGCATCGCAAGACACTCGGGGAG CTTGAGAAAGGTGTGGACGGTTTATTTGATAGCTTTGCTAGGTTGGATTCTCGAATCTCCAGTGTCGGGCAAACTGCTGCCAAAATTGGTGACCATCTACAG AGTGCAGAATCTCAGAGGGAAACTGCCAGTCAGACGATTGATCTCATCAAG TATTTGATGGAATTCAACAGCACACCTGGGGACCTTATGGAACTTTCTCCTTTATTTTCCGATGACAGTCGTGTTGCTGAGGCTGCTTCAATTGCACAGAAATTGC GATCGTTTGCTGAGGAGGATGTTggaaggcatggtgtcacgtcgGCAGTAGGTTCTGCTAATGCAAGCCGTGGTTTGGAGGTTGCAGTTGCAAATCTTCAAGAATATTGCAATG AACTGGAGAATAGATTATTATCTCGGTTTGATACTGCATCACAGAGACGAGAGTTGTCTACAATGGCAGAATGTGCAAAAATTTTGTCTCAG TTCAATCGGGGAACCAGTGCCATGCAACACTATGTTGCAACACGACCAATGTTCATTGATGTGGAAATTATGAATACTGATATTCAAGTTGTTCTTGGTGACGATGGTCCCCAAGCTGACTCCAGTAGTATAGCAGAGGGTCTCTCTATCTTGTACAAGGAAATTGCTG ATACTGTGAGAAAAGAGGCAACTACAATAATGGCTGTCTTTCCTTCTCCGAATGAGGTCATGTCAATTCTTGTGCAG CGAGTGTTAGAACAAAGGGTCACAGCAATTCTTGATAAACTTTTGATAAGGCCTTCTCTTGCTAGCTTGCCTGCAATAGAAGAAGGTGGCCTTCTACAT TATCTGAGAGTTCTGTCAGTAGCATATGACAAGACAAAAGAACTTGCCAAAGAGTTGCAGTCTATCGGCTGTGGGGATTTGGATATTGAAG GTCTCACTGAGTCTATATATGTTTCCCACAAAGACGAGTACACGGAATTCGAGCATGCATCACTCAGACAGCTATATCAATCAAAG ATGGCTGAATTAAGAGCCGAGGCCAAGCAACAATCTGAATCGACTGGGTCAATTGGCCGTGCAAAAGGAGCATCCTTGAATACCTCACCCCAGCAGCTGATATCAGTTACTGTAGTGACTGAATTTGTTCGTTGGAATGAGGAAGCAATATCGAGATGCACACTGTTGTTTTCTCAG CCTACTACTGTTGCAGCTAATGTCAGATCCATATTTGCGTGTTTGCTTGATCAA GTCAGCCAATATCTAACTGTTGGGCTTGACGGTGCTAGAGAGAGTTTGAACGAGGCTGCAGCTATGAGGGATAGATATGTTATCGGGACAAGTGTTAGTAGAAGGGTTGCCGCGGCTGCTGCTTCTGCT GCAGAAGCGGCGGCTGCTGCTGGTGAGAGTAGCTTTAGATCCTTCATGATCGCTGTGCAGCGTTGTGCCAGTAGTGTAGCTTATCTTCAGCAG TACTTCTCAAATACTATATCACGTCTCCTGCTGCCCGTCGATGGTGCCCATCCATCTGCTTGTGAAGATATGGGATCGGCAGTGTCTGTTGTGGAGGCTGCTGCTCATATAGGACTGTTACAATGCATTGATACAGTCATGTGTGAG GTTGAAAGATTGTTATCTTCAGAACAGAAAGCAACAGATTATCGGTCACCAGATGATGGAGCTGCACCAGATCATCGGCCAACAAATGCTTGCATAAG AATTGTAGCCTACCTTTCTCGTGTTCTCGAGGTTGCATTCAGCGCCTTGGAAGGTCTAAACAAACAGTCCTTTTTGACTGAATTG GGAAACCGCTTGCACAAGGGTCTGCTTAATCATTGGCAAAAGTTCACATTTAGTCCGAG TGGTGGGCTACGGTTGAAACGTGACATTACTGAGTATGGGGAGTTTGTCCGTAGCTTCAATGCCCCTTCCATAGACGAGAAGTTTGAACTGCTTGGAAT CATGGCTAATGTCTTTATTGTTGCTCCGGAAAGTCTAGCTTCCTTGTTTGAAGGAACCCCCAGCATCCGGAAGGATGCTTTACG GTTCATTCAACTCCGGGATGACTACAAGACAGCAAAAATTGCTTCGATGCTTAACAGTATAATGTCTGAATAA